Below is a genomic region from Nitrospira sp..
GCCCTCGATGCGTGATCTTGATGCCGACCGGGGCCTGACGGCGTTTGTACTCACTGCGGTCCACGAGCGCCACGACCCGCAACACGGTCCTGCGATCGAAACCCATGCCCACCATATCTTCCACGGACCGGTCGTCCTCGACGTACGCCTTGAGAATGGGGTCCAGGACGGCATAGGGGGGCAAACTATCCTCGTCCTTCTGATCGGCTCTCAATTCTGCCGTCGGCGCGCGATCGAGAATCCGTTTCGGAATCACCGGCTGTCGCCCTCGACGATTCCGGCGATGTGCCAGGTCGTAGACCATCGTTTTCGGGACGTCCTTGAGGACCGCAAACCCGCCGGCCATGTCGCCGTACAACGTGGCATAGCCCACGCTCATCTCGCTCTTGTTGCCCGTCGTCAGCACCAAATGACCGAACTTGTTGGACAGCGCCATGAGCAGATTCCCCCGAATGCGGGCTTGGAGGTTTTCCTCCGTCTGGTCCACCGTCGTCTCGGCAAACGCCTCGTCCAACGTTCGGAGATAGCCTTTGAATGTCGGGGTGATCGACAGGGTCTTCATCCGAATGGCCAGCCGCCGGACCAGTTCGATCGTGTCCTCGCGGCTCTCACGCGACGTATAGGGAGACGGCATGAATACGCCTAGTACGTTGTTGGCTCCCACGGCATCGACGGCAACCGCGGCCGTCAAGGCGGAATCAATGCCGCCGCTCAGTCCGATGAGCACGTGCCTGAATCCGTTCTTCTTCACGTAATCACGGACGCCCACCGTCAGCGCCTCGTACACTTCGTCCAACGGATCGGCAAGGGGCTCGACCGCCGCAAGGATCCGGGTCCGCCTGTTCCGAGGCCTGGTGCGCAGGACGACCCTTTCGACAGCCATCGCGGCCGACGCCTCCGCGCGCGATGTCCTGCCCCTGGCGGCCCTGGACCTGGCCACCGCGTCGACGTCCAGGTCGACCACCAGAAGCTCTTCCTGGAAGCCCTTGGCCCTCGCGACGAGATCGCCCGCATGGTCGAGGACGACGCTGTGGCCGTCGAACACCAGTTCATCCTGTCCGCCGACCATGTTCGTATAGGTCACGATCACCCCGTTGTCCCGGGCGCGGGTCGCCAACATCTGCTCGCGCGAGCGGCTCTTGCCCATGTGAAAGGGTGACGCATTGATGTTCACGATGATTTCCGCCCCGGCCGCCGCCTGACGTCTCGTCGGCCCATGGGGCAACCAGATGTCCTCGCAGATGTTCACGCCCACGACGGTGCCGTTGATCGTGACCAGCGGCAGCCGACCCCCGGGAGTAAAATACCGGCTCTCGTCGAACACGCCATAGTTCGGTAAATGCCGCTTGGCATAGGTCGTCACCAGCCGGCCTTCCGCCAAGAGGGCGGCGGCATTGTAGATTTCGTGCCGTCCCGCCGCCACGACCGAGGACGACGGCGGATGGCGACCGGCCGATTCTTCCCGGCCGACGTAGCCCACGATGGCGACGACGCCCCTCGCGGCGCGCACCACCTCATTCAAGACGCGGCGATTGTCCTCGACGAACTTCGGCTTCAGCAGAAGGTCTTCGGGAGGATATCCCGTGATGGCCAATTCCGGAAAGGCCACGAGGTCAGGCTTCGCAGCGCGCGCCTCGCGCAGCCAACGGAGGATACGCCGCGCGTTGCCGTCCAAGTCGCCCACCGTCGGGTTCATCTGTACCATGGCGATGCGAAACGTGCGCATGGGGTCAACCCAAAAAAAACGCCCTCAACCCCTGGAGGCGGGATCGAGGACGCCATAGTTCTGTATTCGACGAGGTGTCGATTTGGGAGACTCCGTTGTCTCCGACAAGCTGAGGCACGGTATCATTCGATCCGCGAGCCTGTCAAACGGCGTCCAGAGCAGCCGGCCGCTCAATACTTCCTCAACACCGCCGGCGGCAGCCCCCAGAGCGTCCGCCGAACGGCGCTCCACAGCGCGTCGCAGGCCGCGCCGAGATCGGGAGCCGCCCGCGCGAGCAGTTTGACGGCGAGCCCGGGAAGCTCCGGCCGCGACACTCCGCCCAGCAGACGGTCAGGACGCGCGTCGAGTATCGGAGCGATCTCGGCTTCCAACCGATGCCACAGGCTGTCCGCTACAGCATCGCCGGCGACGAACAGCGACGCGACGTAGTCCCACTCGTGGGCCAATCCGATATCGGCGTCGCTGCTGCCGGGAGCGAGGTCGTATCGCTCGATCAGGCGGCGGCCGGACGCCGCAGTGATCCGGATCTCGTTGCACAGCCTGTTGAATGCCCACCGCTCACCGCTGGCTATCCGGCCGGACGCGAGCGCGTCCCACAGAACGAGGACGGACTCAGGCGCCAACATCACGTCGATGGATTGACGGAACCGCGATCCGGCGAATGGAATCGTCTGCTCCGGAAACCATTCCAATCGGGATCCGGACGCGAGTCGGATCCTGATCTCTTGGACAGACTCATCCCGAAGAGACCGATAGACGCGATTGGCCGAGGGAGTGGAGATCAGGACGTGGGCGGCTTCCTCCAGTCGCATGTCGATGGTCAGATGATCTCCCGCGACCAGTCCACCGGAAGGGTTGAGCAGGAGCGTGTAGGCAGCTCCGGAGTCGTCGAGATAGATCGGCGGGAAGAGATGCCACGGAGTTTGTGAGTTGGTCTTTCCAAAGACGGTTCGCGTCCCCTCCCGAACATAGTGGAGCGTCAGGGTGCCGGCCCGTCCGATCGCTGCGGTGGAGGCGGCCTCAGGACGATGGATGCGTCGCGGTGACACGCGCGGGGTTCTGCGCAATCAGGCCCTGCGGGCCGGCTGAGGGATGCACTGCTCCACCCACTGAACCACCTGGTCGAGCCCCTCGCCCGTCAGAAGATTGGTGAACAAGAACGGTAGGCCGGGACGCATGCGACGGCTGTCCCGATCCATGATCGACAAATCCGCCAGCACGTGAGGCGCCAGATCGATCTTGTTGATCACCAGCAAGTCGGAACGGGTGATCCCCGGACCGCCTTTCCGAGGTATCTTGTCGCCGGCGGCCACGTCGATCACGTAGATGACCTTGTCAACGAGTTCCGGGCTGAACGTAGCCGCGAGATTGTCGCCCCCGCTTTCGACGAACATCAGCTCGACCTCCGGATGGGATCGGAACAGCTCATCGAGCGCCTCCTGGTTGTGGGAGGCATCCTCCCGAATCGCCGTATGGGGACATCCACCGGTTTCCACACCCCGGATACGATCCTGAGGCAACGCGCCCTTTCTCGTGAGAAACTCCGCATCTTCCTTGGTAAAGATGTCGTTGGTGACCACCGCGAGGCTGTATCGATTGCGGAGTTTTCGACAGAGTGCTTCCACCAGCGCCGTCTTTCCCGATCCGACGGGCCCGCCGATGCCGATCACCGGCACCTCTCTGGTGCGAGCCAGCGTCGCTTTGCCGCCCCCAATATGATGGTCATCGGCCCGATGCATGACGATCCTCCTTTCGCTCGCGGTGTTACGACCGGAACAACCTCGATTCCAGCCTGGCGTGGCGCATGGCGTAGATATCCTGAACCGGTGCCCAGGAGGACATCCTCTCCCGCTCGGCCGCGGAGCGACTCAGCGAGACGATCACCCCTGTCCATTCCTGAAGCAGCTGTTGGCTCTCTCGCTGCCCCACCGGCAGCAACTTCATGGCGGCCGACGCGAGACCGACCACCGCGTGATAGAGATATCCTGCCACCGCCTCTTGCCTGTTCCATCCACAGGTCGCCAGCACGAGCCCCAATACAACCGGCAGATGGCCCGGCGTCGCCCCTGCATTCAGCGCCACCGAGTACCGTCGAAGGAGCGGGTGGACGTCCAATTGTTGGCCCGGTTGTTGGCCCGGTTGTTCAGCCTGCCCAGTCGCTATTCTCGCAACCTGGCGTCCCATCTGCCTGCTCGCAAGTCGGGACTCCCGGCCCAGCTTCATGGCATCCAATTCACGGTCCGCGCGGAGCGCCGGATCAAGCCGCCTCGATATCACAGCCTCGTGGGCCAGCCGGACCGCGACGGCTTCGCGGTTGGCGAGCCCGCCCCGCAGCCAATCCTGAACGTACAAGGAGAGATCACGGCCGTTGCCGACCGCTCCGCCCTGCACGGCAGCTTCGAGGCCGGACGAGTAGGCAAAGCCCCCTGACGGGAAGAAGCTGTCAAGAAACCGCAGCCCGCCGAGCAAGTTCAGAAGAGTCATCGACCTTCGCTAGAAGAGAAAATACCGCTGTGCCATCGGGAGCACCACCGCCGGCTCGCACGTCATTCGGACCCCATCGGCGGTGACCACATACGTTTCAGGATCGACCTCGATGTGCGGCAATGCGTCGTTCAGCTTGAGGTCGCGCTTCTTGACGTTCCGGCAATTCTTGACCGCCACGATCCGCCGCTGCAACCCGAGTTTCTTGGGAATGTCACGCTCCAAAGCCGCCTTGGAAACGAACGTCAGACAGGTGCTGGAGAGCGCCCGCCCATAGGCGCCGAACATCGGCCGGCTGATGACCGGTTCGGGAGTCGGGATCGAGGCGTTGGGATCGCCCATTTGTGCCTGCGCGATGAAGCCGCTCTTCAGGACCATTTCCGGCTTGATGCCGAAGAAGGCCGGCTTCCAGAGCACCAGATCGGCCGTCTTGCCCACCTCGATGGACCCGACTTCGTGAGCCACTCCGTGCGTGAGCGCGGGATTAATGGTGTACTTCGCCACGTACCGCTTCGCCCGGAAATTGTCGTGCTGTCCCTTCGCGGACTGCACGCCCTTTTCCGTGAGATGTCCCCGCTGGACTTTCATCTTGTGGGCGGTCTGCCAGGTTCGGATGATCAGCTCTCCGATGCGACCCATCGCCTGCGTGTCCGACGACATCATACTGATCGCGCCCATGTCGTGCAGTACGTCTTCCGCGGCGATCGTCTCCCGTCTGATGCGGGATTCTGCGAAGGCCACATCCTCCGGCACCTTCTTGTTCAGATGGTGACAGACGATCAGCATGTCCAGATGCTCGTCGAGCGTGTTTACCGTAAACGGCATGGTGGGGTTGGTGGACGACGGCAACGCGTTCGGTTCGCCGCAGACCTTGATGATGTCCGGAGCATGGCCGCCGCCGGCCCCTTCCGTGTGATAGGTGTGAATGGTGCGGCCCTTGAAGGCCTTGATCGTGTCCTCGACGAACCCGGCCTCGTTCAATGTATCGGTGTGGAGCGCGACCTGCACGTCGTAGCGCTCCGCCGCCGACAGGGCGCTGTCGATGGCCGCGGGCGTCGAACCCCAATCCTCGTGAACCTTCAAGCCGAGCGCACCGGCCTCGATTTGCTCGTTGAGCGGCTCCGGCATCGAGCAGTTCCCCTTGCCGGTGAATCCCAAATTGATCGGGATGCCCTCAGCCGCCTCCAGCATCCGGTGAATGTTCCAGGGACCCGGCGTCGAGGTCACGGCGTTGGTTCCGGTCGCCGGCCCTGTGCCGCCGCCGATCATCGTCGTGATGCCGGCGGACAGCGCCTCCCAACATTGCTGCGGACAAATAAAATGGACGTGCGTTTCGAGCGCGCCGGCCGTCACGATGCAACCTTCAGCGGAAATGGCTTCCGTCCCGGCGCCGCATTCCATTGCAGCGGTCACGTTCGGCATCGTATCGGGATTGCCCGCCTTGCCGATGCCGACGATGCGTCCGTCCTTGATGCCGATATCGGCTTTCACGATGCCCCAGTAGTCCAGAATGATCGCGTTGGTGATGACCGTGTCGAGGGCCCCGCCGGCGCTGGTCGCGCCGGCCGATTGACCCATGCCGTCCCGCAGGACCTTGCCGCCGCCGAAGACGGCCTCGTCGCCGTAGGACGTCAAATCCTTTTCGATCTCGATCACGAGATCCGTATCCGCAAGACGCAGGCGATCGCCGACCGTGGGTCCGAACAGATCGGCGTACTGTTTTCGAGGAATTTTCATTACCTCCTCCTCACCGCTTGTAGGTCGTGGACCGGGACGACGGGTCGGCCGTCAGCGTTTGGCAATAAATCCCTGCTCGGTCGCTCTGGCGAGCGCCGTCGCCTTGACCTGGGGATCGTCCAGCGAACCGTTGGTCAAACCGTTGATGCCATACCCCATCCGCTTGCCGGCCAGGGCCACGAGGGTGACGCGCTTTTCTTCGCCC
It encodes:
- a CDS encoding NAD+ synthase, translated to MRTFRIAMVQMNPTVGDLDGNARRILRWLREARAAKPDLVAFPELAITGYPPEDLLLKPKFVEDNRRVLNEVVRAARGVVAIVGYVGREESAGRHPPSSSVVAAGRHEIYNAAALLAEGRLVTTYAKRHLPNYGVFDESRYFTPGGRLPLVTINGTVVGVNICEDIWLPHGPTRRQAAAGAEIIVNINASPFHMGKSRSREQMLATRARDNGVIVTYTNMVGGQDELVFDGHSVVLDHAGDLVARAKGFQEELLVVDLDVDAVARSRAARGRTSRAEASAAMAVERVVLRTRPRNRRTRILAAVEPLADPLDEVYEALTVGVRDYVKKNGFRHVLIGLSGGIDSALTAAVAVDAVGANNVLGVFMPSPYTSRESREDTIELVRRLAIRMKTLSITPTFKGYLRTLDEAFAETTVDQTEENLQARIRGNLLMALSNKFGHLVLTTGNKSEMSVGYATLYGDMAGGFAVLKDVPKTMVYDLAHRRNRRGRQPVIPKRILDRAPTAELRADQKDEDSLPPYAVLDPILKAYVEDDRSVEDMVGMGFDRRTVLRVVALVDRSEYKRRQAPVGIKITHRGLGKDRRMPITNAYR
- a CDS encoding urease accessory protein UreD, which produces MSPRRIHRPEAASTAAIGRAGTLTLHYVREGTRTVFGKTNSQTPWHLFPPIYLDDSGAAYTLLLNPSGGLVAGDHLTIDMRLEEAAHVLISTPSANRVYRSLRDESVQEIRIRLASGSRLEWFPEQTIPFAGSRFRQSIDVMLAPESVLVLWDALASGRIASGERWAFNRLCNEIRITAASGRRLIERYDLAPGSSDADIGLAHEWDYVASLFVAGDAVADSLWHRLEAEIAPILDARPDRLLGGVSRPELPGLAVKLLARAAPDLGAACDALWSAVRRTLWGLPPAVLRKY
- the ureG gene encoding urease accessory protein UreG yields the protein MHRADDHHIGGGKATLARTREVPVIGIGGPVGSGKTALVEALCRKLRNRYSLAVVTNDIFTKEDAEFLTRKGALPQDRIRGVETGGCPHTAIREDASHNQEALDELFRSHPEVELMFVESGGDNLAATFSPELVDKVIYVIDVAAGDKIPRKGGPGITRSDLLVINKIDLAPHVLADLSIMDRDSRRMRPGLPFLFTNLLTGEGLDQVVQWVEQCIPQPARRA
- a CDS encoding urease accessory UreF family protein, which translates into the protein MTLLNLLGGLRFLDSFFPSGGFAYSSGLEAAVQGGAVGNGRDLSLYVQDWLRGGLANREAVAVRLAHEAVISRRLDPALRADRELDAMKLGRESRLASRQMGRQVARIATGQAEQPGQQPGQQLDVHPLLRRYSVALNAGATPGHLPVVLGLVLATCGWNRQEAVAGYLYHAVVGLASAAMKLLPVGQRESQQLLQEWTGVIVSLSRSAAERERMSSWAPVQDIYAMRHARLESRLFRS
- the ureC gene encoding urease subunit alpha, which encodes MKIPRKQYADLFGPTVGDRLRLADTDLVIEIEKDLTSYGDEAVFGGGKVLRDGMGQSAGATSAGGALDTVITNAIILDYWGIVKADIGIKDGRIVGIGKAGNPDTMPNVTAAMECGAGTEAISAEGCIVTAGALETHVHFICPQQCWEALSAGITTMIGGGTGPATGTNAVTSTPGPWNIHRMLEAAEGIPINLGFTGKGNCSMPEPLNEQIEAGALGLKVHEDWGSTPAAIDSALSAAERYDVQVALHTDTLNEAGFVEDTIKAFKGRTIHTYHTEGAGGGHAPDIIKVCGEPNALPSSTNPTMPFTVNTLDEHLDMLIVCHHLNKKVPEDVAFAESRIRRETIAAEDVLHDMGAISMMSSDTQAMGRIGELIIRTWQTAHKMKVQRGHLTEKGVQSAKGQHDNFRAKRYVAKYTINPALTHGVAHEVGSIEVGKTADLVLWKPAFFGIKPEMVLKSGFIAQAQMGDPNASIPTPEPVISRPMFGAYGRALSSTCLTFVSKAALERDIPKKLGLQRRIVAVKNCRNVKKRDLKLNDALPHIEVDPETYVVTADGVRMTCEPAVVLPMAQRYFLF